AAGATACGAAAACAACCATTGCCAAAGCATCTGAAGCTCAGAACAAGTCTTGGTATGTTATCGATGCTGCAGGCAAAACCTTGGGAAGGCTTTCTTCAGAGGTGGCAAAAATCTTGCGCGGCAAGCATAAGGTAACTTATACACCTCACGTGGCTATGGGTGATGGTGTTATCGTTATTAATGCAGAAAAAGTGCATTTGACAGGCGCGAAGAAAGGTCAAAAAATATATCGATATTACACGGGATATATTTCAGGAATGCGCGAAGTTGCTTTTGAAAATATGATAGCTAAAAAACCCTCTTATATTATCGAGCACGCAATTAAAGGTATGATGCCAAAAACTCGTTTAGGCAAGCGTCAGGTAAAATCCTTAAGGATACTGAAAGGGGATTATTATCAAGAGTTTAAGTCTCAGAAGCCGATCGTATTAGATGTTTAATTTGGGGTAAATTGTGGTAAAAAATACAATAGAAGAATCAGTAGCTACTGGAAGAAGAAAACAAGCTGTATCTAGTGTTCGCCTTCGTCCAGGAACAGGCAAAATCGATGTAAATGGAAAAGCCTTTGATGAATACTTTCCCTTGGAAATTCAAAGAGTTACTATCCTTTCCCCATTAAAAGTTCTTGGTTATTCCAATGACTTTGATCTAGTGATTCGTATTAACGGTGGTGGAATCCAAGGACAAGTTATTGCAACCCGCTTAGGATTGGCTAGAGCTTTATTAAAAAAGAATGTTGATTCTAAACAAGAATTAAAAAGTCACGGTTTCCTTACAAGAGATCCTAGAAAGAAAGAACGTAAGAAATACGGCCATAAGAAAGCTCGTAAAAGCTTCCAATTCTCTAAACGTTAGAGTTTGCCGTCGTTATTTTATCAAGATTTTATCAAAAGCAAGCGAGAGTCTTATCAGATTTTGTCGCTTGCTTTTTCATTTTCGTCTAAAAGGTATTCCTAAACACTCTAGAGTGTATGGTTTTTCTAAAAGAAAATCTTTCTTCTTTTCGGTATGCCAAAAAATACCTTTCCTTCTGCACTCAGAGTATAAAATTTGTCTTTCTTAAACTCTATATCTACTCCTAGAGAAAAAAGAACAACCTTGCCTATTTTTTGCACCGCATGAATCAAACACGTCGAACTTTTCTTTAACATTACGTGGGAGATTTGTGTGTTCTGATCATTTTTCAAGAAAACCATACCTCCTGGAGGGAGATCTTCGAAAGACTCTACGAGATCACAATCTTGGTACTGATCTCTAGCATTTCTAGGAATACTTAATCCATGTGCTTGAAATAAAATATTTAGAAAACCCGAACAATCTACCCCATAATCTATTAAGGAGTGGTGTAGACATCGTCCTCCCCAAACATACGGAATGTCTAAAAATTTTTCAGATTCTCTCAGCAAAAGATCTATAGAGAACGGTTCATTACAAAAACGTACGTGACTCACATTACAATAAGGAACTTCCTTACCCAGGGGGAGCTTCATTCTCTTTTTTACCTCTTGAGGCAGGGATACTTTCCCTTGAGAATCTATGGCTAATGGAGAACCATAGGGCAAAGGAATATGCCAAGGTTCTAAAAAAGCATCGAAAGACTTAACGACTGCATTAGGTAAAATATATTGAGATAGAAGAACAAAAGATGATTGTGAAGATATATTGCTGACTCGATAGGGACGCCAAAAATCGTGATCACGGATTAATTGGGAGTAGGCATAATAGGAGAGCTTACCAGCAAGTAAGCGCTCTCCAAACAATAGCTGCGTCTCTAAATCTCCTTGTGCAGATGAAAGATTTGAAACAGAGGTATACAGTTGATAATGTTTCATCTTTCCTCACTATAATTAAAGATGTGCCCATATAGAGAATATCTAAAAGTAAAATCAAGCTTTTATGCAAGCTTCAATACTTTGAAAAACATCATCAGGAGATGCCTCAGAAGGGATACGTGTTAATTTCCCTAGCTCTTGATAATAGTCAATTAACGGAGCAGTTAACTTCTCATAACTCTCGAGTCTCTTATGAATCACCTCTAGAGTGTCATCAGAGCGACGAACTAATTTCATTTGACACGTAGGGCACTCACTCAATCCCTGATTTTGATTGTATACATGTTTACAAGAAGGACAGATGAATCGAGAATGAATCCTACGAATAATCTCTTCATTAGAAACATCTAATTGTATAACACGATAATCAGCGTAAGATTGCATAAAGAAATCATTCAGAAGAATTGCTTGATCTAGAGTTCTTGGAAACCCATCAATAATACATCCAGACTGACACTCGGGTTGGTTTAAAGCTTCTTGAACCATGCCCCAAACAATCGCATCGGGAACCAGAAGACCTTGATTGATATACTCAGCAGCCTTAATTCCCAAAGGAGAAGCCGAATCTATAGCAGAACGAAACAGTTCTCCAGAACTCATGTGGGGGAGCTTTAACTGATGAGCAAGACGCTGGGATTGTGTGCCCTTACCCGATCCCGGAGGCCCCATAATAATATAAAAAATCTTGTTTAACATAACTACTTGCCAATATTTACCTACGCCACAGGATATTTACATACATTTAAAATTTACATTCTATGCTTTAGATAAGCATCAGAAATCTAATGAAAATTTTAAAAATCAAAATCCTAGAGAAAGAATAAAAAAATCACCACCTATTTGGCAATCGTTAAGCTATAAAATATTAATTAAGTATAACTGAATATACTGTGTGTATAGTTTAAAATAATTTGAAATAAAGGGGGAGTAAAATTATAATTCTTCGTTAATTTACTTCTGATTAGAATTATAAACCCATGCATGAACCACTTGATCATCTTTCCCCTAATCATCATATCCCTCAGTTTTTTGATTCTATTACAAGAAAAAAATCAACTGTTTATGAAATTTCCATACGTAGCCGTGGTCCTCTAGAGCATCTTCTACATAGGGGATCTTCTGAGCATCAAGATATTAATAATTTACTCCTCATCAATAATATCACAACATTTACTCAACCACTTTTTACTCAGCGAAGACGGATTCCACCTGCAGATGTGATTGCGGACTGTTCTCCTTGTTTCTCTCAACCTCAAAGTAGCCTCTGTTTGGACTTGTCTGAAAGTCCTCACTGTTTCCTAGTGATCATTTGTGAAATCTGTAACTTGCTTAACACCATCTATCAAAATACCTTCGGCAATGTAATCAGAAACCTTATCGCGATTTGTTCATTGGTGAAGAAAAGTCTTCTTTTCTACTGGAAAGAGCAACAAGTTCTAAGTTTTCTCCATAAGAATAACAACATTTCACCATTTAAACGGGGTGGTTATGTAGCCTCAGCATCAGCGTTGTATCACGCAAGAAAAGTTGCATTATCTTTACTTTCTTGGAAAATTGTTTCTCTTGTTATCGGCATACTTGCAGTACTTGCATTGATAGCATTTATTGTGGGAGCCATATTTACTTTTCATTCTCAGAGTGTTTTCTCTGACGCATTTTTCATGTCTCCAGCAGCATGTGCTCTTGGGTGTGGGGGGATAATCTTTCTATTATTAGGTTTGATTTCGTCTTCTTATGAGCATCATAGTAAAAAACAACGCCAAGCGGCTGTGGATTCTATACACCGTTCCCTACTGAGTCTTTATATTAGTGACAAAATTCGTGTATCTACCGAAGAGTCCGATGATTTTACTTCCTTAATCGCTAGGAGCTGTTTGAGTCATTACGGTACTCTTTTAGACCACCAGACTTTCCCACCATGCCCAGAACTAGAATACGACTCATCTTCGGATATCTCCGATTCCA
Above is a genomic segment from Chlamydia abortus containing:
- a CDS encoding adenylate kinase; the protein is MLNKIFYIIMGPPGSGKGTQSQRLAHQLKLPHMSSGELFRSAIDSASPLGIKAAEYINQGLLVPDAIVWGMVQEALNQPECQSGCIIDGFPRTLDQAILLNDFFMQSYADYRVIQLDVSNEEIIRRIHSRFICPSCKHVYNQNQGLSECPTCQMKLVRRSDDTLEVIHKRLESYEKLTAPLIDYYQELGKLTRIPSEASPDDVFQSIEACIKA
- the rplM gene encoding 50S ribosomal protein L13, giving the protein MEKRKDTKTTIAKASEAQNKSWYVIDAAGKTLGRLSSEVAKILRGKHKVTYTPHVAMGDGVIVINAEKVHLTGAKKGQKIYRYYTGYISGMREVAFENMIAKKPSYIIEHAIKGMMPKTRLGKRQVKSLRILKGDYYQEFKSQKPIVLDV
- a CDS encoding C40 family peptidase, which translates into the protein MKHYQLYTSVSNLSSAQGDLETQLLFGERLLAGKLSYYAYSQLIRDHDFWRPYRVSNISSQSSFVLLSQYILPNAVVKSFDAFLEPWHIPLPYGSPLAIDSQGKVSLPQEVKKRMKLPLGKEVPYCNVSHVRFCNEPFSIDLLLRESEKFLDIPYVWGGRCLHHSLIDYGVDCSGFLNILFQAHGLSIPRNARDQYQDCDLVESFEDLPPGGMVFLKNDQNTQISHVMLKKSSTCLIHAVQKIGKVVLFSLGVDIEFKKDKFYTLSAEGKVFFGIPKRRKIFF
- the garD gene encoding inclusion membrane protein GarD, yielding MHEPLDHLSPNHHIPQFFDSITRKKSTVYEISIRSRGPLEHLLHRGSSEHQDINNLLLINNITTFTQPLFTQRRRIPPADVIADCSPCFSQPQSSLCLDLSESPHCFLVIICEICNLLNTIYQNTFGNVIRNLIAICSLVKKSLLFYWKEQQVLSFLHKNNNISPFKRGGYVASASALYHARKVALSLLSWKIVSLVIGILAVLALIAFIVGAIFTFHSQSVFSDAFFMSPAACALGCGGIIFLLLGLISSSYEHHSKKQRQAAVDSIHRSLLSLYISDKIRVSTEESDDFTSLIARSCLSHYGTLLDHQTFPPCPELEYDSSSDISDSNESESLSFEDPREFMTSPVPPPYIELPPTYEEVMEEDRRNRENNNPHI
- the rpsI gene encoding 30S ribosomal protein S9 → MVKNTIEESVATGRRKQAVSSVRLRPGTGKIDVNGKAFDEYFPLEIQRVTILSPLKVLGYSNDFDLVIRINGGGIQGQVIATRLGLARALLKKNVDSKQELKSHGFLTRDPRKKERKKYGHKKARKSFQFSKR